One Vanacampus margaritifer isolate UIUO_Vmar chromosome 20, RoL_Vmar_1.0, whole genome shotgun sequence DNA window includes the following coding sequences:
- the commd3 gene encoding COMM domain-containing protein 3, which translates to MELSDSVQRGLQSLGEASSVGHAAFPALVDVCFRSLLSSGRDAGLLDEPELTQVERVLLKRMHTATTTFILEAVKQNADESTISSCLDELSFNSERIAIFYSCYQKHKKELERLLASIGRQPAHITDVSWRLQYQVKNGQVDKVNEPFYLISLNSENKGRPEDVNFTCTMEQLQDMVGKLKDAAKSAEKASQM; encoded by the exons ATGGAGTTGTCGGATTCCGTGCAGAGAGGGCTTCAGTCCCTCGGCGAAGCGTCCTCCGTGGGCCACGCCGCCTTCCCGGCGCTGGTCGACGTCTGCTTCCGCTCCCTGCTCTCTTCCGGTCGGGACGCGGGTTTGCTGG ACGAGCCCGAACTGACGCAGGTCGAGCGGGTCCTGCTGAAGCGGATGCACACTGCGACTACCACGTTCATCCTGGAGGCGGTCAAACAAAACGCTGATGAGTCCACGATAAG CTCCTGCCTAGACGAGCTGTCATTCAATTCAGAAAGAATCGCAATATTCTATAGCTGTTATCAG aaacacaaaaaagaatTAGAACGATTGTTAGCAAG cATTGGAAGGCAACCAGCTCACATTACTGACGTGTCGTGGCGACTCCAATATCAAGTGAAG AACGGACAGGTTGATAAGGTCAACGAGCCTTTCTATTTAATATCACTCAACTCTGAG AATAAAGGTCGTCCCGAGGATGTCAACTTTACCTGCACTATGGAGCAGTTACAG GACATGGTTGGCAAGTTGAAGGACGCAGCCAAGAGCGCAGAGAAAGCCAGTCAGATGTGA